In Gouania willdenowi chromosome 17, fGouWil2.1, whole genome shotgun sequence, one DNA window encodes the following:
- the LOC114479147 gene encoding tripartite motif-containing protein 16-like, with protein sequence MAQIQTESFSCSVCLEPLKEPVTVPCGHSYCRMCISRFWDGEKEKDVYSCPQCRETFTARPVLMKSTMLAELVDQLKEMSVKDAAGGPSFDAAEDVACDVCVGRKVKAFKSCLNCVASYCEEHLQPHHQSAALKRHTLVNPSKKLQENICSRHDEVMKMFCRTDQQFICFLCSMEEHKGHHLVSAAAEHTERQRELQESKADIYKNIQDREKELQLLEEQLRSIKSSADHTVQHSQQIITELIRVLHKRSSELEKEVRSKQQTEESAVRALQEMLEQEISELKKRDAELQQISTTEDHIQFVLSYSSLSALSVSTHSSITHTHPHSCFQKLTEHLHTILMEDWTKVCGTVESVKVLQPPKPMSRAGFLEYSQNITLDPNTAHRRLTLSEGNRKVTRMREDQHHHHHQDRFTEWPQVLSRESLTGRCYWEVEVRGGGVRVGVAYKSIRRRGDGIDCMFGFNDKSWILFCHKNKYTFIHNNIYTEVSGPGSSRVGVYVDHTAATLSFYSVCDTMTLLHRVKTTFTEPLHMGIYIYDIGVSAEICTL encoded by the coding sequence ATGGCTCAGATTCAGACGGAGAGCTTCTCGTGTTCCGTGTGTCTGGAGCCCCTGAAGGAGCCGGTGACCGTTCCCTGTGGACACAGTTACTGCAGGATGTGTATCAGCAGGTTCTGGGATGGAGAGAAGGAGAAGGACGTGTACAGCTGCCCCCAGTGCAGGGAGACGTTCACAGCCAGACCTGTCCTGATGAAGAGCACCATGCTGGCAGAGTTAGTGGACCAGTTAAAGGAGATGAGCGTCAAAGACGCTGCTGGAGGTCCCAGCTTTGATGCAGCTGAAGACGTGGCCTGTGACGTCTGCGTGGGGAGGAAAGTGAAAGCCTTCAAGTCCTGTTTGAACTGTGTGGCTTCTTACTGTGAGGAACACCTTCAGCCTCATCATCAATCTGCTGCACTGAAGAGGCACACACTAGTGAATCCCTCCAAGAAGCTCCAGGAGAACATCTGCTCTCGTCACGATGAGGTGATGAAGATGTTCTGCCGCACTGATCAACAGTTTATCTGTTTTCTCTGCTCCATGGAGGAACATAAAGGCCACCACTTGGTTTCAGCTGCAGCAGAACACACTGAGAGGCAGAGAGAGCTGCAGGAGAGTAAAGCTGACATCTACAAGAACATCcaggacagagagaaagagCTGCAGCTGCTTGAGGAGCAGCTGCGGAGCATCAAGTCCTCTGCTGATCACACGGTGCAGCACAGCCAGCAGATCATCACCGAGCTGATCCGTGTCCTCCACAAAAGAAGCtctgagctggagaaggaggTCCGATCCAAGCAGCAGACTGAAGAGAGCGCGGTGCGAGCGCTTCAGGAGATGCTGGAGCAGGAGATCAGTGAGCTGAAGAAGAGAGATGCTGAGCTGCAGCAGATCTCCACCACTGAGGACCACATCCAGTTTGTCCTCAGCTACAGCTCCCTGTCAGCGCTCAGTGTGTCCACACACtcctccatcacacacacacatcctcacAGCTGCTTCCAGAAGCTCACAGAGCATCTCCACACCATCCTGATGGAGGACTGGACCAAAGTCTGTGGGACTGTGGAGAGTGTGAAGGTTCTACAGCCGCCAAAGCCCATGAGCAGAGCTGGATTCTTAGAGTATTCACAGAACATCACTCTGGATCCAAACACAGCTCACAGACGCCTCACATTATcagaaggaaacagaaaagtaacaagaATGAGAGAAgatcagcatcatcatcatcatcaggacAGGTTCACTGAGTGGCCTCAGGTCCTGAGCAGAGAGAGTCTGACTGGACgttgttactgggaggtggaggtgAGAGGGGGAGGAGTTAGAGTAGGGGTCGCATACAAGAGTATCAGGAGGAGGGGGGATGGGATTGACTGTATGTTTGGATTTAATGACAAATCATGGATATTATTCtgtcataaaaacaaatacacatttatCCACAACAACATCTACACTGAGGTCTCAGGTCCTGGTTCCTCCAGGGTGGGGGTGTATGTGGACCACACAGCAGCTACTCTGAGCTTCTACAGCGTCTGTGACACCATGACTCTGCTCCACAGAGTGAAGACCACCTTCACTGAGCCTCTACACATGGGAATTTATATTTATGATATAGGAGTCAGTGCTGAGATCtgcacactgtaa